The following proteins are encoded in a genomic region of Pseudomonas sp. Os17:
- a CDS encoding tRNA dihydrouridine synthase — protein MQIALAPMEGLVDNILRDVLTRVGGIDWCVTEFIRVNDRLLTPAYFHKLAPELLHGAHTAAGVPLRVQLLGSDPVCLAENAALACELGSEVIDLNFGCPAKTVNKSRGGAVLLKEPELLNQIVEHVRRAVPAHIPVTAKMRLGFDSPDGSLVCATALAEGGAEHIVVHARTKVDGYKPPAHWEWIPRVQEVVKVPVFANGDIWSVEDWRRCREISGVEDIMLGRGLVSRPDLARQIAAARAGEEVVAMSWADLQPLLQDFWAQVVVQLTPRSAPGRLKQWLAMLTRNYPEAVELFTALRRETDLDQVGRLLGVPRSEAA, from the coding sequence ATGCAAATTGCCCTGGCGCCCATGGAAGGGTTGGTCGACAACATTCTGCGGGATGTGTTGACTCGTGTTGGCGGGATCGACTGGTGTGTCACCGAGTTCATCCGCGTCAACGACCGTCTGCTGACGCCTGCCTATTTCCACAAGCTCGCTCCCGAGTTGCTGCACGGTGCGCATACCGCTGCCGGTGTGCCGTTGCGCGTGCAGTTGCTGGGTTCGGATCCGGTGTGTCTGGCCGAGAACGCCGCGCTGGCCTGTGAGCTGGGCAGCGAGGTCATCGATTTGAACTTCGGTTGCCCGGCCAAGACCGTAAACAAGTCCCGGGGCGGCGCGGTACTGCTCAAGGAGCCCGAGCTGCTGAACCAGATCGTCGAGCATGTGCGGCGCGCGGTGCCGGCGCACATTCCGGTCACGGCAAAAATGCGGCTGGGTTTCGACAGTCCGGACGGCTCGCTGGTGTGTGCGACCGCGTTGGCCGAGGGCGGTGCCGAGCATATCGTGGTTCACGCCCGGACCAAGGTCGATGGCTACAAGCCGCCGGCTCACTGGGAGTGGATTCCCCGGGTCCAGGAGGTGGTCAAGGTGCCGGTGTTCGCCAACGGTGATATCTGGAGCGTCGAGGATTGGCGGCGCTGCCGGGAGATCAGTGGTGTCGAGGACATCATGCTCGGCCGAGGCTTGGTGTCGCGTCCGGACCTGGCACGACAGATCGCCGCTGCCCGGGCGGGCGAAGAGGTGGTGGCCATGTCCTGGGCCGATCTGCAGCCCCTGCTCCAGGACTTCTGGGCCCAGGTGGTGGTGCAATTGACGCCGCGTTCGGCGCCGGGGCGGCTCAAGCAGTGGCTGGCCATGCTGACCCGCAACTACCCGGAGGCGGTGGAGTTGTTTACCGCTCTGCGCCGGGAAACCGACCTGGACCAGGTGGGGCGCCTGCTGGGTGTACCGCGCAGCGAGGCGGCGTAA
- a CDS encoding Hsp20 family protein: MSTAFSLAPLFRSSVGFDRFNDLFESALRNEPGSSYPPYNVEKHADDQYRIVIAAAGFQEEDLELQVEKGVLTVSGGKRDANESVTYLHQGIAQRAFKLSFRLADHIEVKAAALSNGLLNIDLLRVVPEEAKPKRIPINGAQQPALQH; the protein is encoded by the coding sequence ATGAGTACTGCATTTTCCCTGGCTCCACTGTTCCGTTCCTCTGTTGGCTTCGACCGTTTCAACGACCTGTTCGAATCGGCGTTGCGCAATGAGCCGGGCAGCAGCTATCCACCCTACAACGTAGAAAAACACGCCGACGACCAATACCGCATCGTCATCGCGGCTGCCGGTTTCCAGGAAGAAGACCTGGAACTGCAAGTGGAGAAAGGCGTGTTGACCGTGAGCGGTGGCAAGCGTGATGCCAATGAAAGTGTCACCTACCTGCACCAGGGCATTGCCCAGCGTGCATTCAAGCTGTCCTTCCGCCTGGCCGACCATATCGAGGTCAAGGCCGCGGCCCTGAGCAACGGTCTGTTGAACATCGACCTGCTGCGGGTTGTGCCGGAAGAGGCCAAGCCAAAGCGCATCCCGATCAACGGTGCGCAGCAGCCGGCTCTGCAACACTAA
- a CDS encoding EAL domain-containing protein — protein MPKPADRIPPMPRIHAIDPKESEQSWESAPQLLAALNGARLGAWYWDIESGQISWSRGTQALFGFDPRQPLPENLEYLDLLPIEDRARTVRAFHSVLAGAPLEHAMHHRIRWPDGSLHWLEINGSVLPDKHGKPRMIGVIREITHQRQREEALSNSEKRFATLFHLCPNTVLLTRLEDGLISEANQYFESQFGWPAEHVIGRTTLEIGLWVNPEQRAQLIKAVQKKGQAASLEVQFRASNGQIHDGILSAQKIELEGKPYLLSTFLDTSERKRAEQALKDSQERLDLALDSAQLGTWDWHIPSGMLYGSARAAQLHGLAPAPFHESFEAFFEGVPTEERDSMRDAYRSLREGPAGNYQLTYRVQLADGSSRYLESRARLYRDDSGNPLRMAGTLLDITEQVEREQRLITSEEKFASLFQVSPDPICLTLLETGQFIEINSSFTQTFGWTQDDVINRSAEQIGFWEDPAPRLRRIEQVIREQALNNVAVMVNHKDGHSLTCIISSRLITVDKQPCIVTTLRDITQQQRSEAALKASEEKFAKAFHSSPDAITITERETGRYLEVNDGFCRLTGYRTDEVLGHTMYQVGIWAEEGQLATLLAELRLKGRVHHLEMLGRNKRGEILTLEVSVEPIILNETPCLLLTARDVSLLKNAQAQIRHLAYHDPLTNLPNRALLMDRLSQQIALLKRHNLRGALLFLDLDHFKHINDSLGHPVGDTVLKIITARLEASVRMEDTVARLGGDEFVVLLSGLEGSRNEVSEQVRHLAGTLRELLSEPMFLDGQRLQVTPSIGVALIPDHGSTPTDLLKRADIALYRAKDSGRNTTQMYHNTMQKAASERLRMETDLRLALSRGEFSVHFQPQVDARDNRIVGAEALVRWQHPELGAQSPTEFIKVLEDSGLILEVGTWILDEACLAFSQLMEEGLVDPYHFSLCVNISPRQFRQTDFVEKIEHSLTEYALPSSLLKLEITEGIVIQNLDDTISKMRRLKKLGVSFAMDDFGTGYSSLTYLKRLPVDTLKIDQSFVRDATHDPNDAEIIRAIVAMARSLNLKVIAEGVETPQQLEFLQGLECHLYQGYLHSRPLPLGEFKKLLK, from the coding sequence ATGCCAAAACCCGCTGATCGTATTCCACCCATGCCGCGCATCCATGCCATCGACCCAAAGGAGTCGGAGCAAAGCTGGGAAAGCGCGCCACAACTGCTTGCCGCCCTCAATGGTGCTCGATTGGGGGCCTGGTATTGGGATATTGAAAGCGGGCAGATCAGCTGGTCCCGGGGCACCCAGGCGCTGTTTGGCTTCGACCCGCGCCAGCCGCTGCCGGAGAACCTCGAATACCTTGACCTGTTGCCCATCGAGGACCGGGCCAGGACAGTGCGCGCCTTTCATTCGGTGCTGGCGGGCGCCCCGCTGGAACACGCCATGCACCACCGCATTCGCTGGCCCGATGGCAGCCTGCACTGGCTGGAGATCAACGGCAGCGTACTGCCGGACAAGCACGGCAAACCCCGCATGATCGGGGTGATCCGCGAGATCACCCACCAGCGCCAACGCGAGGAAGCCCTCAGCAACTCGGAAAAGCGCTTCGCCACCCTGTTTCACCTGTGCCCCAATACGGTGCTGCTGACTCGCCTGGAAGATGGCCTGATCAGTGAGGCCAACCAGTACTTCGAAAGCCAGTTCGGCTGGCCCGCCGAACATGTGATCGGCCGTACCACTCTGGAGATCGGCCTGTGGGTCAATCCCGAGCAGCGCGCCCAACTGATCAAGGCCGTCCAGAAGAAAGGCCAGGCCGCGAGCCTCGAAGTGCAGTTCCGCGCCAGCAACGGCCAGATCCACGACGGCATCCTCAGCGCGCAGAAGATCGAACTGGAAGGCAAGCCCTACCTGCTCAGCACCTTTCTCGACACCAGCGAGCGCAAAAGGGCTGAACAGGCGCTCAAGGACAGCCAGGAACGCCTCGACCTGGCCCTGGACTCGGCACAACTGGGCACCTGGGACTGGCACATTCCCAGCGGCATGCTGTACGGCTCTGCGCGGGCCGCGCAATTGCACGGCCTGGCCCCGGCGCCCTTCCACGAATCCTTCGAGGCCTTTTTCGAGGGCGTACCCACCGAAGAGCGCGACAGCATGCGCGATGCCTATCGCAGCCTGCGCGAAGGCCCGGCGGGCAACTACCAGCTGACCTACCGGGTGCAGCTGGCGGACGGCAGCTCGCGCTACCTCGAAAGCCGCGCCCGCCTCTATCGCGACGACTCGGGCAATCCCCTGCGCATGGCCGGGACGCTGCTGGACATCACCGAGCAGGTGGAGCGCGAACAGCGCCTGATCACCTCCGAGGAGAAATTCGCCAGTCTGTTCCAGGTCAGCCCGGACCCCATCTGCCTGACCCTGCTGGAAACCGGCCAGTTCATCGAGATCAATTCAAGCTTCACCCAGACCTTTGGCTGGACCCAGGACGACGTGATCAACCGCAGCGCCGAGCAGATCGGCTTCTGGGAGGATCCTGCCCCGCGCCTGCGGCGGATCGAGCAGGTGATTCGCGAACAGGCGCTGAACAACGTGGCGGTGATGGTCAACCACAAGGACGGCCATTCGCTGACCTGCATCATTTCCAGCCGCCTGATTACCGTCGACAAACAGCCGTGCATCGTCACCACGCTGCGGGACATCACCCAGCAGCAGCGCTCCGAGGCCGCCCTCAAGGCCAGCGAGGAGAAGTTCGCCAAAGCCTTCCACTCCAGCCCCGACGCCATCACCATCACCGAGCGCGAGACCGGCCGCTATCTGGAGGTCAACGACGGCTTCTGCCGCCTGACCGGCTACCGCACCGATGAAGTGCTCGGCCACACCATGTACCAGGTCGGCATCTGGGCCGAAGAAGGCCAGCTCGCCACGCTGCTGGCGGAACTCAGACTCAAGGGGCGCGTGCACCACCTGGAAATGCTCGGGCGAAACAAGCGCGGGGAAATCCTCACCCTGGAGGTGTCGGTGGAGCCGATCATCCTCAACGAAACCCCCTGCCTGCTGCTCACCGCCCGGGATGTCAGCCTGCTGAAGAATGCCCAGGCGCAGATCCGCCATCTGGCCTACCACGACCCGTTGACCAACCTGCCCAACCGCGCCCTGTTGATGGACCGCCTGAGCCAGCAGATCGCCCTGCTCAAGCGCCACAACCTGCGGGGCGCCCTATTGTTCCTCGACCTGGACCACTTCAAGCACATCAACGATTCCCTCGGCCACCCGGTGGGCGACACCGTGCTGAAGATCATCACTGCCAGGCTGGAAGCCAGCGTGCGCATGGAGGACACCGTGGCGCGCCTGGGCGGCGATGAATTCGTGGTGCTGCTCAGCGGCCTGGAAGGCTCGCGTAACGAGGTCAGCGAACAGGTACGGCACCTGGCGGGAACCCTGCGCGAACTGCTGTCGGAACCGATGTTCCTCGACGGCCAGCGCCTGCAGGTCACCCCCAGTATCGGCGTGGCGCTGATTCCCGATCACGGCTCGACCCCCACCGACCTGCTCAAGCGCGCCGACATCGCCCTTTACCGGGCCAAGGACTCCGGGCGCAACACCACGCAGATGTATCACAACACCATGCAGAAGGCCGCCAGCGAGCGCCTGCGCATGGAAACCGACCTGCGCCTGGCCCTGTCCCGCGGCGAATTCAGCGTGCACTTCCAACCCCAGGTCGACGCCCGCGACAACCGCATCGTCGGCGCCGAGGCCCTGGTGCGCTGGCAGCACCCGGAACTGGGCGCCCAATCACCGACCGAATTCATCAAGGTGCTGGAGGACAGCGGCCTGATCCTTGAAGTCGGCACCTGGATTCTCGATGAAGCCTGCCTGGCCTTCAGCCAACTGATGGAAGAGGGTCTGGTGGATCCTTATCACTTCAGCCTGTGCGTCAACATCAGTCCGCGCCAATTCCGCCAGACCGACTTTGTCGAGAAAATCGAACACAGCCTGACCGAGTACGCTTTGCCCTCATCGCTGCTCAAGCTGGAAATCACCGAGGGCATCGTGATCCAGAACCTGGACGACACCATCAGCAAGATGCGCCGCCTGAAAAAGCTCGGCGTCAGCTTCGCCATGGATGACTTCGGCACCGGTTATTCGTCCCTGACCTACCTCAAGCGCCTGCCGGTGGACACCCTGAAGATCGACCAGTCCTTCGTCCGCGACGCCACCCATGACCCCAACGATGCGGAAATCATCCGCGCCATCGTCGCCATGGCCCGCAGCCTGAACCTGAAGGTCATCGCCGAAGGCGTGGAAACCCCGCAGCAACTGGAGTTCCTCCAGGGGCTGGAATGCCATCTGTACCAGGGCTACCTGCACAGCCGGCCGCTGCCCCTCGGCGAATTCAAGAAACTGCTGAAATGA
- a CDS encoding LysR family transcriptional regulator: MDLANLNAFIAIAETGSFSGAGERLHLTQPAISKRIAGLEQQLNVRLFDRLGREIGLTEAGRALLPRAYQIINVLDDTRRALTNLNGEVSGRLTLATSHHIGLHRLPPLLRAFTRRYPQVALDIQFLDSEVAYEEILHGRAELAVITLAPEPHSLIRASAVWDDPLDFVAAPEHPLVSNGQVSLADIALHPAVFPGGNTFTHHIVQRLFEAQGLTPNIAMSTNYLETIKMMVSIGLAWSVLPRTMLDDQVARIPLPGIQLRRQLGYILHTERTLSNAARAFMALLDAQVDWPGNPA, from the coding sequence ATGGACCTGGCCAACCTCAACGCCTTTATTGCCATTGCCGAAACCGGCAGCTTTTCCGGCGCCGGTGAACGCCTGCACCTGACCCAGCCCGCCATCAGCAAACGCATCGCCGGCCTGGAGCAGCAGCTCAATGTGCGGCTGTTCGACCGCCTGGGCCGGGAAATCGGCCTGACCGAGGCCGGACGCGCCCTGCTGCCCCGGGCCTATCAGATCATCAACGTACTGGACGACACCCGCCGCGCCCTGACCAACCTCAACGGCGAAGTCAGCGGCCGCCTGACCCTGGCCACCAGCCATCACATCGGCCTGCATCGCCTGCCGCCGCTGTTGCGGGCCTTTACCCGGCGCTACCCGCAAGTGGCGCTGGACATTCAATTCCTCGATTCAGAGGTGGCCTACGAGGAAATCCTCCATGGCCGGGCCGAGCTGGCAGTGATCACCCTGGCGCCAGAGCCCCACAGCCTGATCAGGGCCAGCGCCGTCTGGGACGACCCGCTGGACTTCGTTGCCGCCCCGGAGCATCCGTTGGTCAGCAATGGCCAGGTCAGCCTGGCGGACATCGCCCTGCATCCGGCGGTATTTCCCGGCGGCAACACCTTTACTCACCACATCGTCCAACGCCTGTTCGAGGCCCAGGGCCTGACACCGAACATCGCGATGAGCACTAACTATCTGGAAACTATAAAGATGATGGTGTCCATCGGCCTGGCCTGGAGCGTGCTGCCGCGCACCATGCTCGATGATCAGGTGGCGCGCATCCCTTTACCGGGCATACAACTGCGACGCCAGCTAGGCTATATCCTGCACACCGAACGGACGCTGTCGAACGCTGCGCGGGCTTTCATGGCCCTACTGGATGCACAAGTCGATTGGCCAGGGAACCCGGCATAG
- the leuC gene encoding 3-isopropylmalate dehydratase large subunit: MAGKTLYDKLWDSHLVKQRDDGSALIYIDRHIIHEVTSPQAFEGLRLAGRKPWRIDANIATPDHNVPTTPERKGGIEAIADQVSRLQVQTLDDNCDEYGIVEFKMNDVRQGIVHVIGPEQGATLPGMTVVCGDSHTSTHGAFGALAHGIGTSEVEHVLATQCLVAKKMKNMLVRVEGTLPFGVTAKDIVLAVIGKIGTAGGNGHAIEFAGSAIRDLSIEGRMTICNMSIEAGARVGLVAADDKTVAYVKGRPFAPKGAEWDLAVEAWKDLVSDADAKFDTVVELDAAQIKPQVSWGTSPEMVLAVDQRVPDPAQEMDLVKRDSIVRALKYMGLSANQAITDIQLDRVFIGSCTNSRIEDLRAAAVIAKGRKVASTIKQAIVVPGSGLVKAQAESEGLDKIFLEAGFEWREPGCSMCLAMNPDRLESGEHCASTSNRNFEGRQGAGGRTHLVSPAMAAAAAVSGRFVDVRELI; encoded by the coding sequence ATGGCCGGTAAGACGCTTTACGACAAGCTCTGGGATTCGCATTTGGTCAAGCAGCGCGACGATGGTTCGGCGCTGATCTATATCGATCGTCACATCATCCACGAAGTGACCTCGCCACAAGCTTTCGAAGGCCTGCGTCTGGCCGGGCGCAAGCCTTGGCGCATCGATGCCAACATCGCCACCCCGGACCACAACGTACCGACCACCCCCGAGCGCAAGGGCGGGATCGAAGCGATTGCCGACCAGGTTTCCCGTCTGCAGGTGCAGACCCTCGATGACAACTGTGACGAATACGGCATTGTCGAATTCAAGATGAACGACGTGCGCCAGGGTATCGTCCACGTGATCGGTCCGGAGCAGGGCGCCACCTTGCCGGGCATGACCGTGGTCTGCGGCGACTCCCATACCTCGACCCATGGCGCGTTCGGCGCGCTGGCCCACGGTATCGGCACCTCCGAGGTGGAGCACGTGCTCGCCACCCAGTGCCTGGTGGCCAAGAAAATGAAGAACATGCTGGTGCGCGTGGAAGGCACCTTGCCTTTCGGCGTGACCGCCAAGGACATCGTTCTGGCGGTTATCGGCAAGATCGGCACCGCCGGTGGCAACGGGCACGCCATCGAGTTCGCCGGCAGCGCGATTCGCGACCTGTCCATCGAAGGCCGCATGACCATCTGCAACATGTCCATCGAAGCCGGTGCCCGTGTCGGCCTGGTGGCGGCGGATGACAAGACCGTGGCCTACGTCAAGGGCCGTCCGTTCGCCCCCAAAGGCGCCGAATGGGACTTGGCGGTCGAAGCCTGGAAGGATCTGGTGTCGGATGCCGACGCCAAATTCGACACCGTGGTCGAGCTCGACGCGGCGCAGATCAAGCCGCAGGTCAGCTGGGGCACCTCGCCGGAAATGGTCCTGGCCGTGGATCAGCGGGTGCCGGATCCGGCCCAGGAAATGGACCTGGTCAAGCGCGACTCCATCGTCCGCGCCTTGAAATACATGGGCTTGAGCGCCAACCAGGCAATCACCGACATTCAGCTGGACCGGGTGTTCATCGGCTCCTGCACCAACTCGCGGATCGAAGACCTGCGCGCCGCCGCGGTCATCGCCAAGGGCCGCAAAGTGGCTTCCACCATCAAGCAGGCGATCGTGGTGCCGGGCTCGGGCCTGGTGAAGGCCCAGGCCGAATCGGAAGGCCTGGACAAGATCTTCCTCGAGGCCGGTTTCGAATGGCGCGAGCCGGGCTGCTCGATGTGCCTGGCGATGAACCCGGACCGCTTGGAGTCCGGTGAGCATTGCGCTTCCACCTCGAACCGCAACTTCGAAGGGCGTCAGGGCGCGGGTGGGCGTACCCACCTGGTGAGTCCGGCCATGGCCGCCGCCGCCGCTGTCAGCGGTCGTTTCGTCGACGTCCGTGAATTGATCTAA
- the leuD gene encoding 3-isopropylmalate dehydratase small subunit, with translation MKAFTQHNGLVAPLDRANVDTDQIIPKQFLKSIKRTGFGPNLFDEWRYLDVGQPYQDNSKRPLNKDFVLNAERYQGASVLLARENFGCGSSREHAPWALEEYGFRSIIAPSYADIFFNNSFKNGLLPIILSDAEVDELFQQVEATPGYQLHIDLEAQTVTRPDGKVLKFEIDAFRKHCLLNGLDDIGLTLQDGDAIAAFEAKHRASQPWLFRDA, from the coding sequence ATGAAAGCTTTCACTCAGCACAATGGTTTGGTCGCGCCTTTGGATCGTGCCAACGTCGACACCGACCAGATCATCCCCAAGCAGTTCCTCAAGTCGATCAAGCGCACCGGCTTCGGCCCCAACCTGTTCGACGAGTGGCGTTACCTGGATGTGGGGCAGCCGTACCAGGACAACTCCAAGCGTCCGTTGAACAAGGATTTCGTTCTCAACGCCGAGCGTTACCAAGGTGCCAGCGTGTTGCTGGCGCGGGAGAACTTCGGTTGCGGCTCCAGTCGCGAGCACGCGCCGTGGGCGCTGGAAGAGTACGGTTTTCGCAGCATCATCGCCCCGAGCTATGCCGACATCTTCTTCAACAACAGCTTCAAGAACGGCTTGTTGCCGATCATCCTCAGCGATGCGGAAGTCGATGAACTGTTTCAGCAGGTCGAAGCCACCCCGGGTTACCAGTTGCATATCGACCTTGAGGCGCAAACCGTGACCCGTCCTGACGGCAAGGTGCTGAAGTTCGAGATCGATGCCTTCCGCAAGCACTGCCTGCTCAACGGTCTTGACGATATCGGCCTGACCTTGCAGGACGGCGACGCCATCGCCGCCTTTGAAGCCAAGCACCGGGCCAGCCAGCCCTGGTTGTTTCGCGACGCCTGA
- a CDS encoding class I SAM-dependent methyltransferase yields MTSNAHSQVVQKQFGEQASAYLSSAVHAQGAEFALLQAEVAGQEQARVLDLGCGAGHVSFHVAPLVREVVAYDLSQQMLDVVSAAAQERNLHNIRSVKGAAERLPFADGEFDFVFSRYSAHHWSDLGLALREVRRVLKPGGVAAFIDVLSPGSPLLDTYLQSVEVLRDTSHVRDYSAGEWLRQVSEAGLHTRSTARQRLRLEYHSWVERMRTPEPLRVAIRELQQAMGNEVREYFEIEADGSFSTDVLVLWAER; encoded by the coding sequence ATGACCAGCAACGCCCACAGCCAGGTAGTACAGAAGCAATTTGGTGAACAGGCTTCGGCCTACCTGAGCAGCGCTGTACACGCTCAAGGCGCCGAATTCGCCCTGCTACAGGCCGAGGTGGCGGGCCAGGAGCAGGCGCGGGTCCTCGACCTGGGGTGCGGTGCCGGCCATGTCAGCTTCCATGTCGCGCCGTTGGTCAGGGAAGTGGTGGCCTACGACCTCTCCCAGCAGATGCTGGATGTGGTGTCGGCAGCCGCCCAGGAGCGTAATCTGCACAACATCCGCAGCGTGAAAGGGGCTGCCGAACGCTTGCCGTTTGCCGACGGTGAGTTCGATTTTGTCTTCAGTCGCTACTCGGCTCACCACTGGAGCGACCTGGGCCTGGCCCTGCGGGAAGTGCGCCGGGTGCTCAAGCCCGGTGGCGTGGCGGCGTTCATCGATGTCTTGTCGCCGGGTAGTCCGCTGCTGGACACTTACCTGCAAAGCGTCGAAGTGCTGCGTGACACCAGTCATGTACGCGATTATTCGGCGGGTGAATGGCTGCGCCAGGTCAGCGAGGCCGGGTTGCACACCCGCAGCACCGCTCGGCAAAGACTGCGCCTGGAGTACCACTCCTGGGTCGAACGCATGCGCACCCCCGAGCCGCTGCGGGTGGCGATCCGCGAGCTGCAGCAGGCGATGGGCAACGAAGTGCGCGAATATTTTGAGATTGAGGCCGATGGTTCGTTCAGTACAGATGTACTGGTGCTGTGGGCCGAGCGATAG
- the leuB gene encoding 3-isopropylmalate dehydrogenase: MSKQILILPGDGIGPEIMAEAVKVLELANDKYGLGFELSHDVIGGAAIDKHGVPLADETLDRARAADAVLLGAVGGPKWDKIERDIRPERGLLKIRAQLGLFGNLRPAILYPQLADASSLKPEIVSGLDILIVRELTGGIYFGAPRGTRELENGERQSYDTLPYSESEIRRIARVGFDMARVRGKKLCSVDKANVLASSQLWREVVEQVAQDYPDVELSHMYVDNAAMQLVRAPKQFDVIVTDNMFGDILSDEASMLTGSIGMLPSASLDANNKGMYEPCHGSAPDIAGQGIANPLATILSVSMMLRYSFNLTEAADAIEQAVSRVLDQGLRTGDIWSAGCTKVGTQEMGDAVVAALRNL, translated from the coding sequence ATGAGCAAGCAGATTCTGATTCTCCCAGGTGATGGCATTGGTCCGGAAATCATGGCCGAGGCGGTCAAGGTGCTGGAGTTGGCCAACGACAAGTACGGCCTGGGCTTCGAGCTGAGCCACGATGTGATTGGTGGCGCGGCCATCGACAAGCATGGCGTGCCTCTGGCTGACGAAACCCTGGATCGTGCCCGTGCCGCCGATGCGGTGTTGCTGGGTGCGGTGGGTGGGCCGAAATGGGACAAGATCGAGCGCGATATTCGCCCTGAGCGCGGCCTGTTGAAGATCCGCGCGCAACTGGGCCTGTTCGGCAACCTGCGTCCGGCGATTCTCTACCCGCAACTGGCGGATGCCTCTAGCCTGAAGCCGGAGATCGTTTCCGGCCTGGACATCCTCATCGTTCGCGAGCTGACCGGCGGCATTTACTTTGGCGCCCCTCGTGGCACCCGCGAGCTGGAAAACGGCGAGCGCCAGTCCTACGACACCCTGCCTTACAGCGAGAGTGAAATCCGTCGCATCGCCCGGGTCGGCTTCGACATGGCCCGTGTGCGCGGCAAGAAGCTGTGCTCGGTGGACAAGGCCAACGTCCTGGCCTCCAGCCAGCTGTGGCGTGAAGTGGTCGAGCAAGTCGCCCAGGACTACCCGGATGTCGAGCTGAGCCATATGTATGTCGACAACGCCGCCATGCAACTGGTGCGTGCGCCGAAGCAGTTCGACGTGATCGTCACCGACAACATGTTCGGCGACATTCTTTCCGATGAAGCCTCGATGCTCACCGGTTCCATCGGCATGCTGCCGTCGGCGTCCCTGGACGCCAACAACAAGGGCATGTACGAGCCGTGCCACGGTTCGGCGCCGGACATCGCCGGGCAGGGCATTGCCAACCCGCTGGCGACCATCCTCTCGGTGTCGATGATGCTGCGCTACAGCTTCAACCTGACCGAGGCGGCGGACGCCATCGAGCAGGCGGTGAGCCGGGTGCTGGATCAGGGTTTGCGCACCGGGGACATCTGGTCGGCCGGTTGCACCAAAGTCGGTACGCAGGAAATGGGCGATGCAGTAGTCGCCGCGCTGCGGAATCTGTAA
- the asd gene encoding aspartate-semialdehyde dehydrogenase, giving the protein MKRVGLIGWRGMVGSVLMQRMLEEQDFDLIEPVFFTTSNVGGQGPSVGKDIAPLKDAYSIEELKTLDVILTCQGGDYTSEVFPKLREAGWQGYWIDAASSLRMQDDAVIILDPVNRKVIDQQLDAGTKNYIGGNCTVSLMLMGLGGLFEAGLVEWMSAMTYQAASGAGAQNMRELIKQMGATHAAVADDLANPASAILDIDRKVAEVMRSDAYPTENFGVPLAGSLIPWIDKELPNGQSREEWKAQAETNKILGRFKNPIPVDGICVRIGAMRCHSQALTIKLNKDVPIADIEGLISQHNPWVKLVPNQRDISMQELSPTKVTGTLNIPVGRLRKLNMGSQFLGAFTVGDQLLWGAAEPLRRMLRILLER; this is encoded by the coding sequence ATGAAACGTGTAGGTCTGATCGGTTGGCGCGGTATGGTCGGTTCCGTGCTCATGCAGCGGATGCTGGAAGAGCAGGACTTCGATCTTATTGAACCGGTGTTTTTCACCACTTCCAATGTCGGTGGCCAAGGGCCGTCGGTGGGCAAGGATATTGCTCCGCTGAAGGACGCCTACAGCATTGAAGAGTTGAAAACCCTCGACGTGATTCTGACCTGCCAGGGTGGCGACTACACCAGTGAAGTCTTCCCCAAGCTGCGCGAAGCCGGCTGGCAGGGCTACTGGATCGACGCCGCATCCAGCCTGCGCATGCAGGATGACGCGGTGATCATCCTCGACCCGGTGAACCGCAAGGTCATCGACCAGCAGTTGGATGCCGGGACCAAGAACTACATCGGCGGCAACTGCACCGTCAGCCTGATGCTGATGGGCCTGGGCGGCCTGTTCGAAGCCGGCCTGGTGGAGTGGATGAGCGCCATGACCTACCAGGCGGCCTCCGGTGCCGGCGCGCAGAACATGCGTGAGCTGATCAAGCAGATGGGCGCGACTCACGCGGCCGTTGCCGATGACCTGGCGAACCCGGCCAGCGCCATCCTCGATATCGACCGCAAGGTAGCCGAGGTCATGCGCAGCGATGCCTACCCGACCGAGAACTTTGGCGTGCCGCTGGCCGGCAGCCTGATTCCGTGGATCGACAAGGAACTGCCCAACGGCCAGAGCCGCGAAGAGTGGAAGGCCCAGGCCGAAACCAACAAGATCCTCGGCCGCTTCAAGAACCCGATTCCGGTGGACGGCATCTGCGTGCGTATCGGCGCCATGCGCTGCCACAGCCAGGCGCTGACCATCAAGCTCAACAAGGACGTGCCGATCGCCGATATCGAAGGGCTGATCAGCCAGCACAACCCCTGGGTCAAGCTGGTGCCGAACCAGCGTGACATCAGCATGCAGGAGCTGAGCCCGACCAAGGTCACCGGCACCCTGAATATCCCGGTTGGCCGTCTGCGCAAGCTGAACATGGGATCGCAGTTCCTCGGTGCCTTCACCGTGGGCGACCAGTTGCTGTGGGGCGCGGCTGAGCCGCTGCGGCGCATGCTGCGGATCCTTCTGGAGCGTTGA